The following are encoded together in the Candidatus Bandiella woodruffii genome:
- a CDS encoding IS1 family transposase produces MWTAVDRDRFKTVAFKVGSGDKENYVDLARELGEKYQIRYMCTDGYEVYCHYKIAQIHLQTKSETCLVESFNSSLRDMLARLNRKTKRFSKCSEMLRLSLVLFFNKALALSIYL; encoded by the coding sequence ATATGGACTGCTGTCGATAGGGACAGATTCAAAACTGTTGCGTTTAAAGTAGGTTCAGGTGATAAAGAAAATTACGTAGATTTAGCTCGTGAGCTAGGAGAAAAATACCAAATTCGTTATATGTGTACAGATGGGTATGAGGTCTATTGTCATTATAAAATTGCTCAAATACATCTGCAGACAAAGTCTGAAACTTGTTTGGTTGAGAGCTTCAATTCCTCCTTAAGGGATATGCTTGCTAGATTAAATCGCAAGACTAAACGCTTTAGCAAGTGTTCTGAAATGCTAAGATTATCCCTTGTTTTATTTTTTAACAAAGCTTTAGCTCTTTCTATCTATTTATGA
- a CDS encoding ribonuclease T2 family protein, with product MSIATIKSREPKNNKFLYILFLLLSGALILVLHNFSIAQSNITKNAESGKFDYYVFAQAWYPTFCKGRPKGGCDDLSNYMKTDLAPHGLWPNLESKNHTTSYNTSCVKSPGCRDDYTCTMDAETIGPEVLAKIQNMMPTSLMNHEWKKHGTCTGLNQKEYFETILTLQNSHATPDFIKYNIGEYVTFNNIAQAFGGEKMVNIICKRKNKKQYLVEVHHFLDKNLTTIEKKYNATNNCKKNEEIYIATAESHKPIF from the coding sequence ATGAGTATAGCAACAATAAAATCACGTGAGCCAAAAAACAACAAATTCCTGTATATATTATTCTTATTGTTAAGTGGAGCTTTGATATTGGTTTTGCATAATTTTTCTATAGCACAAAGCAATATTACTAAGAATGCTGAGTCTGGCAAATTTGACTATTATGTTTTTGCTCAAGCTTGGTATCCAACTTTTTGCAAGGGTCGGCCTAAAGGTGGGTGTGATGATTTATCCAACTATATGAAGACTGATCTTGCACCACATGGTTTATGGCCAAACTTGGAAAGCAAAAATCATACCACAAGCTACAATACTTCATGCGTAAAAAGCCCAGGGTGTAGGGATGATTATACCTGCACTATGGACGCTGAAACAATCGGCCCAGAGGTATTGGCAAAAATCCAAAACATGATGCCAACATCACTAATGAATCATGAGTGGAAAAAGCATGGAACATGCACAGGATTAAACCAGAAAGAGTATTTTGAAACTATATTAACACTGCAAAATTCGCATGCCACTCCCGATTTTATAAAGTACAATATTGGGGAGTATGTAACTTTCAACAATATTGCGCAGGCATTTGGAGGAGAGAAAATGGTTAATATAATTTGCAAAAGAAAAAACAAAAAACAGTACCTAGTTGAGGTTCATCATTTTTTGGATAAAAATTTAACCACCATAGAAAAAAAATATAACGCAACAAATAACTGCAAGAAAAACGAAGAGATATACATCGCGACAGCTGAGAGTCATAAACCAATATTTTAA
- a CDS encoding sodium/proline symporter translates to MKNTKDFVLGGRKFNAVTTALGAGAADMSAWLMMGLPGAVYLYGASEMWLPIGLSVGAYLNWQFVARRLRVYTQKYGNSLTIPSYLANRFSDASGAIKVTAVVTMFMFFMLYIASALIALAVLINTFTNFEYTYCLWFGAAFIFVYTSIGGFVAVTWSDVMQGSLMLFALIVVPIAIVTSQGSISTAYNNFQALDINTSNPFLNMSVIGIISLLSWGIGYFGQPHILVRFMAIKQSRVMNVSQKICMGWMILSLIGAFCVGLFGKVLFNADEGINPESIFLLAADRLFPEWLAGVVLAAVLSAIMSTISSQLHAISCSLAELDFKYKASHKIWHTRSFMFLVVTISTLFAHKPNNTILGLVSVAWAGLGSAFGPVILLSLYFNKVTKQGAMYGMITGGVTVIIWHSLKEFGGIFELYEIIPGFILSSIVIFIQCSIFSKTSVSRKTNENVK, encoded by the coding sequence GTGAAAAATACCAAAGATTTTGTTCTTGGTGGCAGGAAATTCAATGCTGTCACAACTGCACTTGGAGCTGGCGCTGCTGATATGAGTGCATGGCTTATGATGGGTCTTCCAGGTGCTGTATATCTATATGGAGCCAGTGAAATGTGGCTGCCAATAGGCTTATCAGTGGGAGCGTATTTGAATTGGCAATTTGTTGCCAGAAGGCTTAGGGTATATACCCAAAAGTACGGTAATTCACTTACAATCCCTAGTTATCTTGCAAACAGGTTTTCTGATGCATCAGGTGCAATTAAGGTAACTGCAGTCGTCACTATGTTTATGTTTTTTATGCTCTACATAGCTTCTGCACTAATTGCCTTAGCAGTACTTATTAATACCTTCACAAACTTTGAGTATACATACTGTCTGTGGTTTGGTGCAGCTTTCATCTTTGTGTACACTTCAATAGGTGGGTTTGTTGCAGTTACTTGGAGTGACGTTATGCAGGGTTCATTAATGCTATTTGCTCTTATAGTTGTTCCAATTGCCATAGTAACCAGTCAAGGTAGTATATCGACTGCTTATAACAATTTTCAAGCACTAGATATAAATACTAGCAACCCTTTTTTAAACATGAGCGTTATTGGTATAATCTCGCTTTTAAGTTGGGGGATTGGCTATTTTGGACAGCCACATATATTAGTTAGGTTTATGGCGATTAAGCAATCCCGCGTAATGAATGTATCTCAAAAAATATGTATGGGATGGATGATATTATCGTTAATAGGGGCTTTTTGTGTAGGTTTATTTGGTAAAGTACTCTTCAATGCAGATGAAGGAATTAACCCAGAATCAATATTTTTACTGGCAGCAGACAGGCTTTTTCCAGAATGGCTTGCAGGTGTTGTGTTAGCTGCAGTACTTTCTGCTATTATGAGCACAATCTCCTCTCAGCTTCATGCAATCTCGTGCTCTTTGGCAGAGCTGGATTTTAAATATAAAGCGTCGCATAAAATCTGGCATACTAGATCGTTTATGTTTTTGGTCGTCACCATATCCACCTTGTTTGCTCATAAGCCTAACAATACTATATTGGGTTTGGTTTCTGTTGCGTGGGCTGGATTGGGGAGTGCATTTGGTCCAGTAATCTTGCTGTCGCTTTATTTCAATAAGGTTACAAAACAAGGAGCGATGTACGGAATGATTACTGGTGGAGTGACGGTTATAATCTGGCACTCTTTAAAAGAATTTGGAGGTATATTTGAACTATACGAGATTATCCCTGGATTTATACTTTCAAGCATTGTAATTTTTATACAATGCAGTATATTCTCTAAAACGTCTGTTTCTAGGAAAACAAATGAGAATGTCAAATAA
- a CDS encoding MFS transporter — protein sequence MSNKYKIALTSLMGNVIEYFGFTLFAVFSKEIGQSFFPKLDDFVQTLSVFIIFGTGFLSRPLGALFFGHFGDKIGRKKSLSYTILGMSVITFLIAVIPGYQMLAALAPVLLVVLRLCQGFFVGGEGPGAALYILEHSKVENRGMIGGVVIASIITGSFLATLVGILINQLGVVGSFSWRIPFFIASCFGLIELYLRFSLPETDDFIIVQKKNKIQKIPIKTVLKSYWREMMLIASLGGVTTAISYIIMAYFTPYFEKQLNIPHIAALQYSLYSIFLFISFLVLMGKVSVRFGARNFTIAFAYAIIFLLIPAFLAINSDNKMLFLIGISLIPLLSAGLCAPAYPYAIKKFSTEVRYSGVGVSYTLGIAIFGGFAPAICSYLMRTTELSYSPAFYIILLALVYLAFEHILGESKPNEI from the coding sequence ATGTCAAATAAATATAAAATAGCATTGACGTCATTAATGGGTAATGTCATTGAGTATTTTGGTTTCACTCTTTTTGCTGTTTTTTCAAAAGAGATAGGTCAGTCTTTTTTCCCAAAATTAGATGATTTTGTCCAAACTCTTTCAGTGTTTATTATTTTTGGAACGGGATTTCTTTCAAGGCCATTGGGAGCATTATTTTTTGGCCATTTTGGGGATAAAATAGGTAGGAAAAAAAGTCTGAGCTACACAATACTTGGGATGTCCGTTATCACATTTTTAATTGCGGTTATTCCTGGATATCAAATGTTAGCTGCTTTAGCTCCTGTTTTGCTCGTGGTGTTAAGACTGTGCCAAGGATTTTTTGTAGGTGGTGAAGGACCTGGTGCAGCATTATATATTTTGGAACACAGTAAGGTTGAAAACAGAGGAATGATTGGGGGTGTAGTTATCGCATCCATCATCACAGGTTCTTTCTTGGCAACTTTGGTTGGGATATTAATTAATCAATTAGGTGTTGTTGGCTCCTTTAGTTGGCGAATCCCTTTTTTTATAGCGTCATGTTTTGGTCTTATAGAATTGTATTTAAGGTTCTCCTTACCAGAGACTGATGATTTTATCATCGTACAAAAAAAGAATAAAATACAAAAAATTCCGATTAAAACGGTTTTAAAAAGCTATTGGAGAGAAATGATGTTGATCGCATCCCTTGGGGGAGTGACTACTGCTATTTCATATATTATTATGGCGTATTTCACCCCTTACTTTGAAAAACAATTAAATATACCACATATCGCAGCACTGCAGTATTCTTTATACTCCATCTTTTTATTCATCAGTTTTCTTGTATTGATGGGCAAAGTATCAGTTAGGTTTGGTGCAAGAAATTTTACGATTGCTTTTGCATATGCAATTATATTCCTGCTAATACCAGCGTTTTTGGCAATCAATAGTGACAATAAAATGTTATTTTTGATCGGAATATCTTTGATTCCACTTTTGAGTGCTGGGCTTTGTGCACCAGCTTATCCATATGCCATAAAAAAGTTTTCTACAGAAGTAAGGTATAGTGGTGTTGGTGTGAGCTATACCCTTGGAATAGCAATTTTTGGAGGGTTTGCTCCTGCGATATGCTCTTATTTAATGCGGACCACAGAACTGAGCTATTCCCCAGCTTTTTATATAATTTTGCTTGCATTGGTATATTTGGCTTTTGAACATATCTTAGGCGAATCTAAACCAAATGAAATTTAA
- the hemJ gene encoding protoporphyrinogen oxidase HemJ — protein sequence MFKDFVIDYYLYIKAFHIISIISWMAGLLYLPRIFVYHTRVKAHSDADELFKTMERKLLRIIMLPSLITSSTSGMLLIYAIGFEGNVWMHVKLLLVVFLLYSHHLMAKYATAFAQNKNMKSERYFRIFNEVPTVLMILIVTLVVVKFL from the coding sequence ATGTTTAAAGATTTTGTCATAGATTATTATCTCTACATCAAGGCTTTTCACATAATATCCATAATATCTTGGATGGCAGGGTTGCTATACCTTCCAAGAATTTTTGTATATCATACTCGTGTTAAGGCACATTCTGATGCAGATGAATTATTCAAAACGATGGAAAGAAAGTTGTTAAGAATAATAATGCTTCCCAGTTTGATAACAAGCTCAACCTCTGGGATGCTTTTAATATATGCGATTGGATTTGAGGGAAATGTTTGGATGCATGTTAAGCTTCTATTAGTGGTGTTTTTATTATACTCTCATCATTTAATGGCAAAATATGCTACTGCCTTTGCTCAGAACAAAAATATGAAAAGCGAAAGATATTTCAGAATTTTTAACGAAGTCCCAACAGTTTTAATGATCCTAATTGTGACTCTTGTTGTAGTAAAATTTTTATAG
- a CDS encoding IS1 family transposase — MNIASNKENRDMNTECKKCSSSKYVKNGNIRGMQRYKCKECGCNFTSTKLRGCSPEMKALAVLLYSMGKSSFRWLGKLFKVAHTSVYKWIILYAKKIPRPTVPEELREVEIDEMWHFVDSKKNKLWIWKAYSRELKRVVAWVVGKRNVTTFRKLWKIISRDNCTYYTDDWSVYSEVIPRHQHVVGKQHTLSIESNNSNTRHRIARMTRKTKVVSKSEEVVDLTIKLWVHFEDNNNFLSEQGNFISIFG; from the coding sequence ATGAATATAGCGAGCAACAAAGAAAATAGAGATATGAATACAGAGTGTAAAAAATGCAGTAGCAGTAAATACGTTAAGAATGGTAATATTAGGGGTATGCAAAGGTATAAATGCAAAGAGTGTGGATGTAATTTTACAAGCACTAAATTAAGAGGCTGTTCGCCAGAGATGAAGGCTCTGGCAGTGTTATTGTACAGCATGGGAAAAAGTAGCTTTAGATGGCTAGGGAAATTATTTAAAGTAGCTCATACTAGCGTATATAAGTGGATAATACTGTATGCTAAAAAGATACCAAGACCAACAGTGCCGGAAGAATTGAGAGAAGTTGAAATAGATGAGATGTGGCATTTTGTAGATTCAAAAAAAAACAAATTATGGATATGGAAAGCCTATAGTAGGGAGCTCAAGAGAGTTGTTGCCTGGGTGGTTGGTAAGCGTAACGTTACAACCTTTAGAAAATTGTGGAAAATCATAAGTAGAGATAATTGCACTTATTACACAGACGATTGGTCTGTTTATTCAGAGGTTATACCTCGCCATCAACATGTTGTTGGCAAACAACATACACTCTCAATTGAGTCCAATAACTCAAACACAAGGCACAGAATTGCAAGAATGACCAGAAAAACAAAGGTAGTTTCAAAATCTGAAGAAGTTGTCGATCTTACGATTAAGCTCTGGGTACATTTTGAGGATAACAATAATTTCCTAAGTGAGCAGGGCAATTTTATATCTATCTTTGGCTAA